The following are from one region of the Triticum urartu cultivar G1812 unplaced genomic scaffold, Tu2.1 TuUngrouped_contig_3100, whole genome shotgun sequence genome:
- the LOC125527160 gene encoding zinc finger protein 8-like, which produces MAAPHGTVLGGADSFPQLPLVVRPAGQPPADATIRLFGCDFSNDAAAAADQLPPKAEAAVGEGETRKFECHYCCRNFPTSQALGGHQNAHKRERQHARRAHLEASLAAAYLPAGAHVYGALFGGYGHHQAAPMPPPQYPVWPGMYGGVARSAAYGGMPVPGMGWRPTPVGAGAFGAAGRHDEATAAAAAGTGEVAGKDGNNVAMSVVTSLPSCLTGGSPTEIGRSEMMGQKEGVVSLDLCL; this is translated from the coding sequence ATGGCCGCGCCGCATGGCACCGTGCTCGGGGGCGCCGACTCGTTCCCGCAGCTCCCGCTCGTCGTCCGCCCCGCCGGTCAGCCTCCGGCCGACGCCACCATCCGCCTCTTCGGCTGCGACTTCTCCAACgacgccgccgctgccgccgaccAGCTGCCCCCCAAGGCGGAGGCGGCGGTCGGGGAGGGGGAGACCCGCAAGTTCGAGTGCCACTACTGCTGCCGCAACTTCCCGACGTCGCAGGCGCTGGGGGGGCACCAGAACGCGCACAAGCGGGAGCGGCAGCACGCGCGCCGGGCGCACCTCGAggcctccctcgccgccgcctaCCTCCCGGCCGGCGCGCACGTCTACGGCGCCCTGTTCGGCGGCTACGGCCACCACCAGGCCGCTCCCATGCCGCCGCCGCAGTACCCGGTGTGGCCGGGCATGTACGGCGGCGTGGCGCGATCCGCGGCGTACGGCGGCATGCCCGTGCCGGGGATGGGGTGGAGGCCGACGCCAGTGGGTGCTGGTGCTTTTGGTGCCGCCGGCCGGCACGATGaagcgacggcggcggcggctgctgggACCGGAGAGGTGGCCGGTAAGGATGGGAATAATGTGGCGATGAGCGTGGTGACGTCGCTGCCGTCGTGCCTCACCGGCGGGTCGCCCACGGAGATCGGTAGGTCCGAAATGATGGGGCAGAAGGAGGGCGTTGTAAGCCTGGACCTCTGCCTGTAG